A stretch of the Hydra vulgaris chromosome 09, alternate assembly HydraT2T_AEP genome encodes the following:
- the LOC136084524 gene encoding uncharacterized protein LOC136084524 isoform X1, translated as MLRADFPNISSVSIASCPLGDFFTAQCAEIGSCLQKCLPCVVYELKKIWQKAGIPFINTDKHIRDKIVDLKKKRKDLNKHRNHSSTNLVLKREQFSRMLEEVFDIISQKNCEGIIMKDKTKDIKTRREDADFLNDQKGVHVQKMLGKDKISQKFLKNKTKREMKIKNQRTKESIRKQKELVTEKYENTTKILNTLDDNQDKEYLQSSRKIRKSYVVPLIVPKNIGKDLAPTASQ; from the exons ATGCTAAGAGCTGATTTTCCAAACATTTCCTCAGTTAGTATAGCTTCATGTCCTCTTGGTGATTTCTTTACGGCACAATGTGCTGAAATAGGCAGTTGTCTCCAAAAATGTTTACCATGCGTTGTTTATGAGTTGAAGAAAATATGGCAAAAAGCAGGAATTCCTTTTATTAATACTGACAAGCATatcag AGACAAGATTGTTGActtaaaaaagaagagaaaagatttaaacaaaCACAGAAACCATTCAAgtacaaatttagttttaaaaagagaaCAGTTTTCAAGAATGCTAGAGGAGGTATTTGATATTATAAGTCAAAAGAATTGTGAAGGTATTATTATGAAAGATAAAACTAAAGATATAAAAACTAGAAGAGAAGATGCAGATTTTCTTAACGACCAGAAAGGAGTGCATGTTCAGAAAATGTTAGGTAAagataaaatttcacaaaaatttttaaaaaacaaaacaaaaagagaaatgaaaataaaaaatcaaagaacgAAAGAGTCCATAAGAAAACAGAAAGAGTTAGTTACTGAGAAATATGAaaacacaacaaaaattttaaatactttagatgATAACCAAGATAAAGAGTATCTACAGTCTtctagaaaaattagaaaatcttATGTTGTTCCTCTTATTGTTCCAAAAAATATAGGAAAAGATTTAGCTCCAACAGCATCACAATAG